The following proteins are encoded in a genomic region of Deinococcus planocerae:
- a CDS encoding LptF/LptG family permease, producing the protein MKRFERYVLAEILPTLVGALAAVIVLVLLSLLEAAIAPLLAKGANPLLVARLVALNVPEAVATALPIALMFATLLALSRLAADSEIKAALAGGVPASRLFRPVLLLAAGVTVLSFALSEVFVTRAKVRVQAVQREIVLDNPRVIGLGETGPSGSGLVLRDALGRAISVGRALPGGELRDLRIVTMQSGLPPREVITARRGRLLPGSNVLELEDGRRETFQDARPVTVLTFARGTLPVQDVQASFEGGSAALDPIYLPISQLIERTSTYREQSVRAPKDFTALHRRFAEPLAALALAFFAVSLAVYTFRSGLNMGLVWALLLSFAYYATWSVFRVMGENGALPPSVAAYAPDLIAVLAGLVLLWRAGRR; encoded by the coding sequence GCTCGTGCTGCTCAGCCTCCTGGAGGCGGCCATCGCGCCGCTGCTCGCCAAGGGAGCGAACCCGCTGCTCGTCGCGCGGCTCGTGGCCCTCAACGTGCCCGAGGCGGTCGCCACCGCGCTGCCCATCGCCCTGATGTTCGCCACCCTGCTCGCCCTCTCGCGCCTCGCCGCCGACTCGGAGATCAAGGCCGCGCTCGCGGGGGGCGTCCCGGCCTCGCGGCTCTTCCGTCCTGTGCTGCTCCTCGCCGCGGGGGTGACGGTGCTCTCCTTCGCCCTGAGCGAGGTCTTCGTCACCCGCGCCAAGGTGCGCGTGCAGGCCGTGCAGCGCGAGATCGTGCTCGACAATCCCCGGGTGATCGGGTTGGGGGAGACGGGGCCGAGCGGAAGCGGCCTGGTGCTGCGCGACGCCCTGGGCCGGGCGATCAGCGTGGGGCGGGCGCTCCCGGGCGGTGAGCTGCGCGATCTGCGGATCGTGACCATGCAATCGGGCCTTCCCCCCCGCGAGGTGATCACGGCGCGGCGCGGGCGGCTTCTGCCCGGCAGCAACGTCTTGGAGCTGGAGGACGGGCGGCGGGAGACCTTTCAGGACGCGCGGCCCGTCACGGTGCTGACCTTCGCGCGGGGCACCCTGCCCGTGCAGGACGTGCAGGCGAGCTTCGAGGGCGGGAGCGCGGCGCTCGACCCCATCTACCTGCCGATCTCGCAACTGATCGAGCGGACAAGCACCTACCGGGAACAGAGCGTGCGCGCCCCCAAGGACTTCACCGCCCTGCACCGCCGCTTCGCCGAACCGCTCGCCGCGCTGGCGCTGGCCTTCTTCGCCGTGAGCCTCGCCGTGTACACCTTCCGCAGCGGGCTCAATATGGGGCTGGTGTGGGCGCTGCTCCTGAGCTTCGCCTATTACGCCACCTGGAGCGTCTTCCGGGTGATGGGGGAGAACGGGGCCCTGCCGCCGTCCGTGGCCGCCTACGCGCCCGACCTGATCGCGGTGCTGGCGGGGTTGGTGCTGCTGTGGCGGGCGGGGCGGCGGTGA
- a CDS encoding Lrp/AsnC family transcriptional regulator, whose protein sequence is MVTAIVMVQAERQRIQETAEALASVPSVREVYSVTGEWDIVAILRLARYEDLDDVVTGHLRKVDGITRTQTMLAFRTYSEALLDQGFGVGLDEGEGGGS, encoded by the coding sequence ATGGTCACCGCAATCGTGATGGTCCAGGCCGAGCGTCAGCGTATTCAGGAAACCGCCGAGGCGCTGGCGAGCGTGCCCAGCGTGCGCGAGGTGTACTCGGTGACGGGCGAGTGGGACATCGTGGCGATCTTGCGCCTCGCCCGCTACGAGGACCTCGATGACGTGGTGACGGGGCACCTCCGAAAGGTGGACGGCATCACCCGCACCCAGACGATGCTCGCCTTCCGCACCTACAGCGAGGCCCTGCTCGACCAGGGCTTCGGCGTGGGGCTGGACGAGGGGGAAGGGGGAGGGTCATGA